The Hippoglossus hippoglossus isolate fHipHip1 chromosome 2, fHipHip1.pri, whole genome shotgun sequence genome includes a region encoding these proteins:
- the c2h8orf74 gene encoding uncharacterized protein C8orf74 homolog — protein MDFLPDSEITQITRLQRDAGVQRLSCHFSWPEFCDERRRFHQEFVFDVAMFAAARGFPWPDVVQTAVIAKTIFPQLDGLDAPKLLSFLRGVMSERLPNLAPVHRHQFTHFLADACLTRRRLFQAVVSGAADVSVAQLRLEVQLPPTPQPLAQGTELHEWERQRQQTQLSSTLRQKEEQLRSLRHGPRVTLGDIPEDAHLDKEGVSQVVRAAVRATEGQMLQSLNLEVSLLSDILQLRLQHAALATGGLHNPAPTRTGPAAAAKGKIQTEKT, from the exons ATGGATTTTCTTCCAGACAGTGAGATAACACAGATCACCAGACTGCAG AGAGATGCTGGCGTGCAGAGGCTCAGCTGTCACTTCTCCTGGCCTGAGTTCTGTGATGAACGCCGGCGCTTCCATCAGGAGTTTGTGTTCGACGTCGCCATGTTCGCTGCCGCCCGCGGCTTCCCCTGGCCTGATGTGGTCCAGACAGCTGTGATCGCCAAAACCATCTTCCCACAGCTGGATG gtCTGGACGCACCCAAACTTTTGTCCTTTCTGAGAGGTGTGATGTCAGAGCGTTTACCGAACCTCGCCCCTGTGCACCGACACCAGTTCACCCACTTCCTCGCAGACGCCTGCCTCACTCGGCGCAGGCTTTTCCAGGCGGTGGTGAGTGGAGCAGCCGACGTGTCCGTCGCTCAGCTTCGCCTGGAGGTGCAGCTGCCGCCCACACCTCAACCTCTGGCTCAG GGCACAGAGTTGCATGAGTGGGAGCGTCAGCGCCAGCAGACCCAGCTCAGCTCCACCCTGCGACagaaggaggagcagctgaggagcctCCGACATGGGCCAAGGGTCACGCTGGGGGACATTCCTGAGGACGCGCACCTGGACAAAGAG GGCGTCTCCCAGGTGGTTCGAGCAGCCGTCAGAGCCACTGAGGGTCAGATGCTGCAGAGTCTGAACCTGGAGGTCTCACTGCTCAGTGAcatcctgcagctcagactgCAGCACGCAGCCCTGGCCACCGGGGGGCTCCACAACCCTGCGCCCACCAGAACtggtccagctgctgcagcgaagggtaaaatacaaacagaaaaaacttaA